The Streptomyces sp. TLI_105 DNA segment GTCAGGGTCGGGCCTGTCGCGCCGGAGGCCGGTCCGTCGGCGGCGGCGGCCACACCGAGGCCGTCGAGGACCTGGTGCAGGCGGGCCGCGTCGGTGCGCCACTTCCGGTCGACGACCTCCTCCGGATACTGGCTCCACTCCACCGGCGCCCAGTCGGGGCCGGGCTCGGCGGGGCCGCCGTGGAAGAGGCGGGCGGCGAGCAGCGAGGTGGCCTCGTCGACGGCCCCGGGCTCCTCCAGGAGGTCGCAGGCGGGACGCTCGCCGAGCCGGGAGGAGAAGCCCTCCGCGAGCCGGTCCCGGCGGGAGAGCTCGGTGAGGGCGGAGACCACGCCCGCGTCGAGCTTGGCGGGCCAGCGGCCCATGCGCCAGGCGGGCAACGCGACCCGGGTGAGCAGGCGGTCCCAGCCCGCGTAGGCCAGGCCGACCTGCTCCTGGGCGACGATCCGTACGCCGTAGTCCACGGCCTGGGCGCGCTCCGAGCCGGCGGCGGCGACTCCGCGCTCCATCTCGGCGGCGTGTCCTCGGCAGGCGCGCAGCAGCACGCGGGCGACCTGCCCGACGCCATGGGCTCCGAGCCGGCGGAGCGGGCCGAGGCCGGGGTCCCGGGGCACGGCGACGGCGGCGTCCAGACCGCGGACGAAGCGGCGGGCGGCGGCTATGTCGGGGTGGGCGGCCGGTCCCGTACCGGCGACGACGGGGGCGAGGACCGCCCGCAGCTCGCCGACGCGCATCCACCACAGGAAGGGCGAGCCTATGACCAGGACCGGGGCGCCGTCTCCGCCGGACGTCCGGTGGAGGCGGTGGGCCCGGTGGGTGCGGTCCTCCAGCCAGCTGTCGCAGTCCGGGGTGAGGGCTATCGCTGCGGGCGCGGGGACGCCGAGCCGGTCGGCCAGATCGCGGACGAGCCGGTAGAGATCGGGGGCGGCGGACTCGGCGAGCTCCACCGTCGGCGTGGCGGCCGGACGGGCCCGGGTGACGACGAGGGCGACGACCGCCGCGGCGAGGAGCACGACGACGGCGAGGACGGTCACGACCCAGCGGGCCGTGTCCCAACCCGCTCCGGTGAAGTGGCCGGTGACCCCGCCCGCGTACAGGACGACGGCCACGGCGGCGGGGAGCACCGCGAGGCCCAGCGCCCTGCCCCGGACGCGGAGGACGGCGAGGGCCCGGGAGCGCGCGGCGCGCGCACCCCACTCCTCGCCGACAACGGAACCGGTACCGGACACGCCGTTCATCACCCCCTCCTGTCCTCGACGGGACTGCCTGTGGCGGTGTTGCTCACTCCCCCACTGTGGCACCCGTCACTGACATCGCAATGCCGGTGGGCCAAGTGCCGGAATGCCTTCGCCGCACCCTAGTTGGGGCTGTGGCGGGCGTCATCCGTATGGCCGAGCCGTCACTCGATGGAATGGCTTTGGGTAAAGGTGATGGCGCACTTGCGGCCGTGTGGTTCACGAGTTCCGCACCACACGGCCACAAGAGGAATCAGGCGAAATCAGCAGGAATCAAGCGGGATCAGGCCTCGGCGGCCTTCCGCGCGATGTCCGTACGGTGCTGCGACCCGTCAAGGCGGATACGGCCGACCGCCGCGTACGCCCGCTCGCGGGCCTGCGCCAGGTCCGAACCGGTGGCGGTGACCGACAGGACGCGCCCGCCGGCGCTCAGGACCGCGCCGTCCTCGCCCCGCTTCGTACCGGCGTGCAGCACGTACGCGTGCGGGGCGTCCTTCTCCGCGATCTCGTCCAGGCCCTCGATCGGGTCGCCCGTGCGCGGGGTGTCCGGGTAGTTGTGGGAGGCGACGACCACGGTGACGGCGGCCTCGTCGCTCCAGCTCAGCGGGGCCTGGTCGTCCAGGGTGCCGTTCGCGGAGTGCAGCAGGACGCCCGCGAGCGGGGTCTTCAGACGGGCCAGGACGACCTGGGTCTCGGGGTCGCCGAAGCGCGCGTTGAACTCGATGACCCGGACGCCGCGGCTGGTGATCGCCAGACCCGCGTAGAGGAGGCCGGAGAACGGCGTGCCGCGGCGGCGCAGCTCGTCGACCGTCGGCTGCAGGACGGTCTCCAGGACCTCCTCGACCAGCTTCGGGTCGGCCCAGGGCAGCGGCGAGTAGGCGCCCATGCCACCGGTGTTCGGGCCCTCGTCGCCGTCGAGCGCGCGCTTGAAGTCCTGCGCGGGCTGCAGCGGGAGGACGGTGGTGCCGTCGGTGATCGCGAAGAGGGAGACCTCGGGGCCGTCCAGGTACTCCTCGATGACCACCCGGTCGCAGGCGAGCGCGTGCGCCCGCGCCTGCTCGACGTCCTCGGTGACGACGACGCCCTTGCCGGCCGCGAGGCCGTCGTCCTTGACCACGTACGGAGCGCCGAAGGCGTCGAGCGCCTCGTCGATCTCCTCCGGGGTGGTGCAGACGTAGCTGCGGGCGGTGGGGACCCCGGCGCCGGCCATGACGTCCTTGGCGAAGGCCTTGGAGCCCTCCAGCAGCGCCGCCTCCTGGGACGGGCCGAAGACGGGGATGCCGGCCGCGCGGACGGCGTCGGCGACGCCGGCGACGAGCGGGGCCTCCGGGCCGACGACGACCAGCTCGGCGCCCAGCTCGGTGGCGAGCGCGGTGACGGCCGCGCCGTCCAGCTGGTCGACGGCGTGCAGCTCCGCGACCTCCGCGATTCCGGCGTTGCCGGGCGCGCAGTGCAGAGCGGTGACGTCGGGATCGAGGGAGAGAGAGCGGCACAGGGCGTGTTCGCGGGCGCCGCCGCCGATGACGAGGACCTTCACGCCTGCCAGGGTAGCCCGCGGGGCGGGATGCCCCTTGTGCGGGCCACCGAGCGAGACGGCCCTACTCGTTCGTGTATTCCTCCACAACCGTCGCTCCCAGCTCGCGCACGATCAGATCGTGCCCGGAGAGCGCGGAGTCGACGAGGTCCGGATCGTCCTCCTCCGGGACGTCGTCCTCGGGCGCCACGGGCTGCGGCGCCGGCGGGGAGTACGCGGGCGCGGGAGCGGGCGGCGGGGCCTGCTGGAACGAGGCGGCCGGAGCGGGCTGCGCCTGTACGGGGGCGGGCGGCGGGCCCTGCTGGAACGCGGGCGCGGGAGCGGCGGCGGGCGCGGGAGCGGCGGACCGCCCACCCCCGAAACCACCGGCTCCGCTTCCACCG contains these protein-coding regions:
- the purD gene encoding phosphoribosylamine--glycine ligase, producing MKVLVIGGGAREHALCRSLSLDPDVTALHCAPGNAGIAEVAELHAVDQLDGAAVTALATELGAELVVVGPEAPLVAGVADAVRAAGIPVFGPSQEAALLEGSKAFAKDVMAGAGVPTARSYVCTTPEEIDEALDAFGAPYVVKDDGLAAGKGVVVTEDVEQARAHALACDRVVIEEYLDGPEVSLFAITDGTTVLPLQPAQDFKRALDGDEGPNTGGMGAYSPLPWADPKLVEEVLETVLQPTVDELRRRGTPFSGLLYAGLAITSRGVRVIEFNARFGDPETQVVLARLKTPLAGVLLHSANGTLDDQAPLSWSDEAAVTVVVASHNYPDTPRTGDPIEGLDEIAEKDAPHAYVLHAGTKRGEDGAVLSAGGRVLSVTATGSDLAQARERAYAAVGRIRLDGSQHRTDIARKAAEA